Proteins encoded by one window of Cloeon dipterum chromosome 4, ieCloDipt1.1, whole genome shotgun sequence:
- the LOC135943335 gene encoding uncharacterized protein LOC135943335 isoform X1 → MLAQLCNPLMARRFKLAPFAQAADDQNKSIRRHSWSSVNVENNLEESGFLERRNQEEYDSAEDEEENRRRGPDLLQECWDVRRDDDCVSEPGVSEPLYDSIASLAMGQRASSTSSLHDPLHRARGGPTLPPSNKVSMTWALLRKPSHDLLETTPKKFVEPLMIRSQAELPRPPQLATPAAQRVIRRSRASSHNVSRSQSSTNSSSSSRNFGYDISDIDEFLSKATLQNPANIPVVLASPCVLYQPGTRRSKSGRDTWRQNESSLPLGMVVNAVFRNHNWLYVHTPHGEAGYVRYRSCLPLGILPSPCVSAPGTPAPGAWDSHSDAFPPPPPPTVPNKVRRGAASVCERRNNKTDNEKLRDTVSECGGSGGGASRSRHRSRHRTQRPEAAVDRLFLAAQRSESENTRHRRPRSSVETLLKDAELSSRRFRAESANIDSVSVKDSVSQVGVRCPKPKYPSSRKMGKLENYQYRIEQNLSQLKPNHRTIALQTDFDEVDSLVKDCVSEVGRTRSKEMGRSRGAISECGVKVKSSRAPSSAALSEVQMKTETLLLIRSDYNSRGRNTLSVSKGDVVVLVSSRLKDWFWVRRTDGCEGFIPAVVAGHGFL, encoded by the exons ACGACCAGAACAAATCAATCAGGAGGCACTCGTGGAGCAGCGTAAATGTGGAAAACAATCTTGAGGAAAGTGGGTTTTTAGAAAGAAGAAACCAAGAGGAATATGATTCAGCAGAGGATGAAGAAGAAAACAGACGCAGG GGTCCGGATCTTCTGCAGGAGTGCTGGGACGTGCGGCGAGACGACGACTGCGTGAGCGAGCCAGGCGTCAGCGAGCCTCTTTACGACTCGATCGCCAGCCTCGCAATGGGGCAACGCGCCTCGTCCACCTCGTCGCTGCACGACCCCCTGCACCGGGCGCGTGGCGGGCCCACCCTGCCTCCCAGCAACAAGGTGTCCATGACGTGGGCCCTGCTGCGCAAGCCGTCGCACGACTTGCTGGAGACGACGCCAAAGAAGTTCGTCGAGCCCCTGATGATTCGCTCGCAGGCGGAGCTCCCCCGGCCACCCCAGCTGGCCACTCCCGCCGCCCAGAGGGTGATCAGACGCTCGAGGGCCTCCAGCCACAACGTCAGCCGCTCGCAGTCCTCCACTAACAGTTCCAGTTCAAGCCGAAATTTTGGATACGATATTAGTGATATCGACGAGTTTCTTTCAAAG gcaACCCTGCAGAACCCAGCCAACATTCCTGTGGTGCTGGCTAGTCCGTGCGTGCTGTACCAACCAGGGACGCGTCGCAGCAAGTCCGGCCGCGACACGTGGCGGCAGAACGAAAGCTCGCTGCCGCTGGGCATGGTGGTGAACGCCGTCTTCCGCAACCACAACTGGCTGTACGTGCACACTCCGCACGGCGAGGCTGGCTACGTGCGTTACCGCTCATGCCTGCCGCTGGGCATCCTGCCGAGTCCGTGCGTCTCGGCGCCCGGGACGCCGGCCCCCGGCGCCTGGGACAGCCACTCGGACGCCTTCCCCCCGCCCCCGCCACCCACCGTGCCCAACAAGGTGCGCCGCGGGGCCGCCAGCGTGTGCGAGCGCCGCAACAACAAGACTGACAACGAGAAGCTGCGGGACACCGTGTCCGagtgcggcggcagcggcggcggcgccagcAGGTCGAGACACCGCAGCAGACACCGGACGCAGCGACCCGAGGCCGCCGTGGACAGACTGTTCCTGGCCGCGCAGAGGTCCGAGTCGGAGAACACGAGGCACCGCAGGCCGAGGAGCAGCGTCGAGACGCTGCTCAAGGACGCCGAGCTCAGCTCGCGCCGCTTCCGCGCCGAGTCGGCAAACATCGACTCGGTCAGTGTGAAAGACTCAGTGTCCCAGGTGGGAGTGCGCTGTCCGAAACCAAAGTACCCGTCCTCACGCAAGATGGGCAAGCTGGAGAACTACCAGTACAGGATAGAGCAGAACCTGAGCCAGCTGAAGCCCAACCACAGGACCATCGCCCTGCAGACCGACTTCGACGAAGTGGACAGTCTGGTCAAGGACTGCGTGTCCGAGGTCGGTCGGACCAGGAGCAAGGAGATGGGCCGGTCGCGGGGCGCCATCTCCGAGTGCGGGGTGAAGGTGAAGAGCAGCAGGGCGCCGTCCAGTGCCGCCCTCAGTGAGGTGCAAATGAAAACCGAGACCCTGCTGCTGATCAGGTCGGACTACAACAGCCGCGGTCGCAACACTCTTTCCGTGTCCAAAGGTGACGTGGTCGTGCTCGTCAGTTCCAGACTCAAGGACTGGTTTTGGGTGCGCAGAACTGATGGCTGTGAGGGGTTCATTCCGGCCGTGGTTGCTGGACATGGATTTTTGTAG
- the thoc6 gene encoding THO complex subunit 6 homolog gives MTEKHIYTTILAQTFSPCGNFLLAANTYGEIAVFNIPKITAPAELPTDRNHRTPTFRFCPCPDNQISSLATTDDFLIIGTVGEILGYDWDSILKQKKPDMAWSIPIPPLKDNVDRPDVNSLSLKENQETVYVGCGDNNVYTIDLGEGKLVQTFEGHDDYVHSVSNFGGKILSASEDGSARIWDPRRKKEVHTVVPYKRDSLARPTLGKWLGAASFNDDWLVCGGGPFLSLWHLRSMTLAETFTCMDDQGIYVADLHGDRIFAGGASHHLTHLSLTGGVLAEVPLSATCLYSLAYQESPQKVMCMAGSSHKIDFCTNFNYRDQVLSFNCGK, from the exons ATGACAGAAAAGCATATTTACACAACCATATTGGCTCAAACATTTTCGCCATGCGGAAATTTCCTGTTAGCGGCCAATACCTACGGAGAGATTGCAGTTTTCAA CATCCCGAAGATCACTGCCCCAGCAGAATTGCCCACGGATCGCAACCATCGAACGCCTACCTTTCGTTTCTGCCCCTGTCCTGACAACCAAATCAGCAGTTTAGCGACCACAGATGATTTTCTCATCATTGGAACTGTTGGAGAAATACTTGGGTATGATTGGGACTCTATCCTGAAGCAGAAGAAGCCCGATATGGCGTGGTCCATTCCTATTCCTCCGTTGAA AGACAATGTTGACAGACCTGACGTGAATAGTTTGAGTCtgaaagaaaatcaagaaacAGTTTATGTTGGCTGTGGAGATAACAATGTCTACACAATTGATCTTGGAGAGggaaaattagttcaaacctTTGAGGGCCACGACGATTACGTCCACAGCGTTTCCAATTT CGGCGGCAAAATCTTGTCAGCCAGCGAGGATGGTTCTGCGAGAATTTGGGACCCAAGGCGGAAAAAGGAAGTTCACACTGTTGTACCATACAAGCGCGATTCTCTAGCTCGACCTACTCTCGGGAAATGGCTCGGAGCTGCCTCGTTCAACGACGATTGGCTG GTGTGTGGGGGAGGCCCCTTCCTCTCTTTGTGGCATCTGAGGTCAATGACCCTCGCCGAGACCTTCACCTGCATGGACGACCAAGGCATTTACGTGGCCGACTTGCACGGAGACAGAATTTTTGCCGGCGGTGCTTCCCATCACCTGACCCACCTGAGCCTCACCGGTGGCGTCCTGGCCGAGGTTCCCCTCTCGGCCACGTGCTTGTACTCTCTCGCGTACCAAGAGTCTCCGCAAAAAGTGATGTGCATGGCAGGTTCGAGCCACAAGATCGACTTTTGTACAAACTTCAACTACCGAGATCAAGTGCTGTCTTTCAATTGTGGCAAGTGA
- the LOC135943335 gene encoding uncharacterized protein LOC135943335 isoform X2, whose translation MGQRASSTSSLHDPLHRARGGPTLPPSNKVSMTWALLRKPSHDLLETTPKKFVEPLMIRSQAELPRPPQLATPAAQRVIRRSRASSHNVSRSQSSTNSSSSSRNFGYDISDIDEFLSKATLQNPANIPVVLASPCVLYQPGTRRSKSGRDTWRQNESSLPLGMVVNAVFRNHNWLYVHTPHGEAGYVRYRSCLPLGILPSPCVSAPGTPAPGAWDSHSDAFPPPPPPTVPNKVRRGAASVCERRNNKTDNEKLRDTVSECGGSGGGASRSRHRSRHRTQRPEAAVDRLFLAAQRSESENTRHRRPRSSVETLLKDAELSSRRFRAESANIDSVSVKDSVSQVGVRCPKPKYPSSRKMGKLENYQYRIEQNLSQLKPNHRTIALQTDFDEVDSLVKDCVSEVGRTRSKEMGRSRGAISECGVKVKSSRAPSSAALSEVQMKTETLLLIRSDYNSRGRNTLSVSKGDVVVLVSSRLKDWFWVRRTDGCEGFIPAVVAGHGFL comes from the exons ATGGGGCAACGCGCCTCGTCCACCTCGTCGCTGCACGACCCCCTGCACCGGGCGCGTGGCGGGCCCACCCTGCCTCCCAGCAACAAGGTGTCCATGACGTGGGCCCTGCTGCGCAAGCCGTCGCACGACTTGCTGGAGACGACGCCAAAGAAGTTCGTCGAGCCCCTGATGATTCGCTCGCAGGCGGAGCTCCCCCGGCCACCCCAGCTGGCCACTCCCGCCGCCCAGAGGGTGATCAGACGCTCGAGGGCCTCCAGCCACAACGTCAGCCGCTCGCAGTCCTCCACTAACAGTTCCAGTTCAAGCCGAAATTTTGGATACGATATTAGTGATATCGACGAGTTTCTTTCAAAG gcaACCCTGCAGAACCCAGCCAACATTCCTGTGGTGCTGGCTAGTCCGTGCGTGCTGTACCAACCAGGGACGCGTCGCAGCAAGTCCGGCCGCGACACGTGGCGGCAGAACGAAAGCTCGCTGCCGCTGGGCATGGTGGTGAACGCCGTCTTCCGCAACCACAACTGGCTGTACGTGCACACTCCGCACGGCGAGGCTGGCTACGTGCGTTACCGCTCATGCCTGCCGCTGGGCATCCTGCCGAGTCCGTGCGTCTCGGCGCCCGGGACGCCGGCCCCCGGCGCCTGGGACAGCCACTCGGACGCCTTCCCCCCGCCCCCGCCACCCACCGTGCCCAACAAGGTGCGCCGCGGGGCCGCCAGCGTGTGCGAGCGCCGCAACAACAAGACTGACAACGAGAAGCTGCGGGACACCGTGTCCGagtgcggcggcagcggcggcggcgccagcAGGTCGAGACACCGCAGCAGACACCGGACGCAGCGACCCGAGGCCGCCGTGGACAGACTGTTCCTGGCCGCGCAGAGGTCCGAGTCGGAGAACACGAGGCACCGCAGGCCGAGGAGCAGCGTCGAGACGCTGCTCAAGGACGCCGAGCTCAGCTCGCGCCGCTTCCGCGCCGAGTCGGCAAACATCGACTCGGTCAGTGTGAAAGACTCAGTGTCCCAGGTGGGAGTGCGCTGTCCGAAACCAAAGTACCCGTCCTCACGCAAGATGGGCAAGCTGGAGAACTACCAGTACAGGATAGAGCAGAACCTGAGCCAGCTGAAGCCCAACCACAGGACCATCGCCCTGCAGACCGACTTCGACGAAGTGGACAGTCTGGTCAAGGACTGCGTGTCCGAGGTCGGTCGGACCAGGAGCAAGGAGATGGGCCGGTCGCGGGGCGCCATCTCCGAGTGCGGGGTGAAGGTGAAGAGCAGCAGGGCGCCGTCCAGTGCCGCCCTCAGTGAGGTGCAAATGAAAACCGAGACCCTGCTGCTGATCAGGTCGGACTACAACAGCCGCGGTCGCAACACTCTTTCCGTGTCCAAAGGTGACGTGGTCGTGCTCGTCAGTTCCAGACTCAAGGACTGGTTTTGGGTGCGCAGAACTGATGGCTGTGAGGGGTTCATTCCGGCCGTGGTTGCTGGACATGGATTTTTGTAG